One Malus domestica chromosome 11, GDT2T_hap1 genomic region harbors:
- the LOC103403912 gene encoding ABC transporter C family member 3-like, with protein sequence MEFFGSSNHGTLSTFFSHYSSPMHPGTHFLLKPVFIHGFSGSLHIVLVFVLFFSWLWRKFKGGDGGGGESPKQRISNSRNSYYKQALLCAFCVSGFSLVFCLLNYFCWYKNGWSDEKVVTLLDLAVRTLSWGAVCVYLHTQFSNSDESIKFPNFLRVWWGFYFSISCYSLVIDIVLHKDRVSLPVKSLIFDGVCVVSGLFFMYVGFLGKKEDRDSVLEEPFLNGNRSTSVGNDGESNKSRGGTNVNPYSNAGIFSILTFAWMGPLIAAGNKKALDLEDVPELDKVDSVFGSYPCFKSKLDVGCGGNGRVTTLHLVKALIFSAWKEILMTASFGIFYTLASYVGPYLIDTLVQYLYGRRQFKNEGYVLVSAFLFAKLVECLTQRHWFFKTQQVGVRIRAVLVTAIYNKGLTLSCQSKQGHTSGEIVNFMTVDAERISDFTWYMHEPWMILVQVGLALVILYINLGLAAIATLIATIIVMLANVPLGSLQEKFQEKLMKSKDKRMKATSEILRNMRILKLQAWEMKFLSKINELRKSEAGWLRKFVYTWAMTSFVFWGAPTFVSVVTFVACMLLGIPLESGKILSALATFRILQEPIYSLPDTISMIAQTKVSLDRIASFLCLDDLQPDVIENIPRGSSDTAVEIVDGNFSWDLSSPNPTLKDINFKVSRGMRVAVCGTVGSGKSSLLSCILGEVPKISGTLKLCGTKAYVSQLPWIQSGKIEENILFGKQMDREGYDRVLEACSLKKDLEVLSFGDQTVIGERGINLSGGQKQRIQIARAVYQDADIYLFDDPFSAVDAHTGSHLFKECLLGLLSSKTVIYVTHQVEFLPAADLILVMKDGRITQAGKFNDILNSGTDFEELVGAHEEALSTLNSVEEGPAEKISVSKEGNSASTNRVVQKEESSDVQNSKTDDLGEPKGQIVQEEEREKGRVGFLVYWKYITTAYGGALVPFVLLGQILFQILQIGSNYWMAWATPVSEDAKPAVTSSTLIVVYVALATGSSLCILFRSMFLATAGYKTATILFSKMHHCIFRAPMSFFDSTPSGRILNRASTDQNVVDMNMPNQLGGLANSMIQLLGIIVVMSLVAWQVFIIFIPVVAICIWYQQYYIPAARELARLVGVCKAPVIQHFAETISGSTTIRSFDQESRFRDTNMKLNDSFGQPKFHTAAAMEWLCFRLDMLSSITFGFSLIFLISIPAGVIDPGIAGLAVTYGLNLNMLQAWCIWNLCNVENRIISVERLLQYTNIPSEPPLVIESNQPDRSWPSHGEVDIRDLQVRYAPHMPLVLRGLTCTFPGGLKSGIVGRTGSGKSTLIQTLFRIVDPCAGQILIDGIDISSIGLHDLRSRLSIIPQDPTMFEGTVRSNLDPLEEYTDEQIWEALEKCQLGDEVRKKEGKLDSTVNENGENWSMGQRQLVCLGRVLLKKSKVLVLDEATASVDTATDNLIQQTLRQHFTDCTVITIAHRITSVLDSDMVLLLSHGLIEEYDSPARLLENKSSSFAQLVAEYTMRSNSSYE encoded by the exons ATGGAGTTTTTTGGTTCATCAAACCACGGTACTCTCTCAACCTTCTTCTCACACTACTCATCACCGATGCATCCAGGTACCCATTTTCTGCTCAAACCGGTTTTTATACATGGGTTTTCTGGTTCATTACATATAGTGTTGGTATTTGTGTTGTTCTTCTCTTGGTTGTGGAGGAAATTCAAGGGGGgtgatggaggaggaggagagtcTCCGAAACAGAGGATTTCGAATAGCCGAAATTCGTACTACAAACAGGCTTTACTTTGTGCTTTCTGTGTTTCTGGGTTTAGTCTGGTTTTTTGTTTATTGAACTACTTTTGTTGGTACAAAAATGGTTGGTCTGATGAAAAAGTAGTGACCCTTTTGGATTTAGCTGTTAGAACACTCTCTTGGGGTGCAGTTTGTGTTTATTTGCATACCCAATTCTCCAATTCTGATGAATCCATTAAGTTCCCAAACTTTTTGAGAGTTTGGTGGGGTTTCTATTTCTCTATTTCTTGCTATTCCCTTGTCATTGACATTGTTCTTCACAAGGATCGTGTTTCGTTGCCTGTTAAATCTTTGATTTTCGATGGTGTCTGTGTTGTTTCGGgtttgtttttcatgtatgtGGGGTTTTTAGGGAAGAAAGAGGACAGAGATTCTGTTCTTGAAGAACCCTTTTTAAACGGTAATCGTAGTACTAGTGTAGGTAATGATGGAGAGTCAAATAAGTCGAGAGGGGGAACAAATGTTAACCCTTATTCGAACGCTGGAATTTTCAGCATTCTTACTTTTGCTTGGATGGGTCCTCTAATTGCGGCTGGCAATAAAAAGGCGTTGGACCTTGAGGATGTTCCTGAACTAGATAAGGTTGACAGTGTATTTGGGTCCTATCCTTGTTTTAAAAGTAAGCTCGATGTGGGGTGTGGTGGGAACGGCAGAGTTACCACACTTCATCTGGTGAAGGCACTAATCTTCTCAGCCTGGAAAGAGATTCTCATGACTGCTTCATTTGGGATTTTTTACACATTGGCGTCTTATGTCGGTCCATATCTGATTGACACACTAGTTCAATACCTCTACGGGCGACGGCAGTTCAAAAATGAAGGCTATGTTTTGGTTTCTGCATTTTTGTTTGCAAAGCTTGTGGAATGCCTCACTCAAAGGCACTGGTTCTTTAAGACGCAACAGGTAGGAGTAAGAATCCGTGCAGTACTTGTTACAGCCATCTATAACAAGGGTTTGACCTTGTCATGCCAGTCCAAGCAGGGCCACACAAGCGGTGagattgtcaattttatgaCTGTCGATGCTGAGAGGATCAGTGACTTCACTTGGTATATGCACGAACCATGGATGATCCTTGTACAAGTTGGCTTGGCCCTAGTGATTTTGTACATAAATCTTGGTCTTGCGGCTATCGCAACATTGATTGCAACGATAATTGTTATGTTGGCAAATGTTCCTTTGGGGTCCTTGCAGGAGAAGTTTCAAGAGAAGTTAATGAAGTCAAAAGATAAAAGGATGAAGGCAACATCTGAGATCTTGAGGAACATGAGAATTCTCAAGCTTCAAGCATGGGAGATGAAGTTTTTGTCTAAAATTAATGAGCTCCGGAAGTCAGAGGCAGGATGGTTACGAAAGTTCGTTTACACTTGGGCCATGACCTCATTTGTCTTCTGGGGTGCCCCCACATTTGTGTCTGTGGTCACTTTTGTTGCTTGCATGCTTTTGGGAATCCCACTTGAATCTGGGAAGATCTTATCTGCACTTGCAACGTTCAGAATTCTTCAAGAGCCTATTTACAGTCTTCCTGACACAATTTCGATGATAGCACAAACTAAGGTATCTCTTGATAGAATTGCATCATTCCTTTGTCTTGATGACTTGCAGCCAGATGTTATAGAGAACATCCCAAGAGGTAGTTCTGATACAGCAGTTGAGATAGTCGATGGGAATTTCTCTTGGGATTTATCTTCCCCTAATCCAACATTGAAGGATATAAATTTCAAAGTGAGCCGTGGTATGAGAGTTGCTGTTTGTGGTACTGTTGGCTCAGGCAAGTCGAGCTTACTTTCTTGCATTCTGGGAGAAGTTCCGAAGATATCTGGGACTCTTAAGTTGTGTGGGACCAAGGCCTATGTTTCTCAGTTACCATGGATACAGAGTGGAAAGATAGAAGAAAACATATTGTTTGGTAAACAGATGGACAGAGAAGGTTATGACAGGGTTCTAGAAGCATGTTCGTTAAAGAAGGACCTTGAAGTTCTATCGTTTGGTGATCAGACGGTTATAGGGGAGAGGGGAATCAATTTAAGTGGAGGGCAGAAGCAAAGAATACAAATTGCACGTGCTGTATACCAAGATGCTGATATTTATCTGTTTGATGATCCTTTTAGTGCCGTTGATGCTCATACAGGATCCCACCTTTTTAAG GAATGTTTACTAGGCCTGTTGAGTTCGAAAACAGTAATTTATGTCACTCATCAAGTGGAGTTCTTGCCGGCTGCTGATCTTATATTG GTCATGAAGGACGGAAGGATTACTCAAGCTGGAAAGTTCAATGATATTCTTAATTCCGGAACTGATTTTGAGGAACTTGTGGGAGCGCATGAGGAAGCTTTGTCCACGCTTAATTCTGTAGAGGAGGGGCCTGCTGAAAAAATAAGTGTGAGCAAAGAAGGAAATTCTGCTAGTACTAATAGGGTTGTCCAAAAAGAAGAAAGCAGTGATGTTCAAAATAGTAAAACAGATGATTTAGGTGAGCCAAAAGGGCAGATTGttcaagaagaagagagagagaagggtagAGTTGGGTTTTTAGTCTACTGGAAGTATATCACCACAGCGTACGGAGGAGCTCTTGTGCCTTTTGTATTGCTTGGACAAATtctgtttcagatccttcaaaTTGGAAGCAATTACTGGATGGCTTGGGCAACTCCCGTGTCTGAGGATGCAAAACCTGCTGTTACAAGCTCTACACTGATAGTTGTGTACGTTGCTTTGGCTACTGGAAGTTCTTTATGTATTCTTTTCAGATCCATGTTTCTTGCAACAGCTGGGTACAAGACAGCAACTATACTCTTTAGTAAAATGCACCATTGCATTTTCCGTGCTCCAATGTCTTTCTTTGATTCGACTCCAAGTGGACGAATCCTAAACAGA GCTTCTACTGACCAAAATGTAGTGGACATGAACATGCCGAATCAACTTGGGGGCCTTGCGAACTCAATGATCCAGCTTTTGGGAATTATTGTAGTGATGTCACTGGTTGCATGGCAGGTTTTCATCATTTTTATCCCCGTGGTTGCAATCTGTATCTGGTATCAG CAATACTACATTCCTGCAGCAAGAGAACTAGCACGATTGGTTGGAGTATGCAAAGCTCCAGTGATACAACATTTTGCCGAAACAATTTCAGGGTCAACGACTATTAGAAGCTTTGACCAGGAATCAAGATTCCGggatacaaacatgaaattaaaCGATAGTTTTGGTCAGCCTAAGTTCCATACCGCAGCTGCAATGGAATGGCTATGTTTTCGATTGGATATGTTGTCATCTATCACATTTGGATTTTCCTTGATTTTCTTGATTTCTATTCCAGCGGGGGTGATTGATCCAG GCATTGCGGGATTGGCTGTCACATATGGACTTAATCTAAACATGTTACAAGCTTGGTGCATATGGAATCTTTGCAATGTGGAGAACAGAATAATATCAGTGGAGAGATTACTACAGTACACTAATATTCCCAGTGAGCCTCCTCTTGTAATAGAATCCAATCAGCCGGATCGTTCTTGGCCATCACATGGAGAAGTTGATATACGTGATCTTCAG GTCCGCTATGCTCCACACATGCCACTTGTGTTGCGAGGTCTCACATGTACCTTTCCTGGGGGACTGAAAAGTGGGATTGTGGGGAGAACTGGCAGTGGCAAATCAACTCTCATACAGACCCTTTTCCGAATTGTGGATCCTTGTGCCGGCCAGATTTTGATAGATGGTATTGATATCTCTTCAATTGGACTGCATGATTTGAGATCTAGGCTGAGTATTATCCCTCAGGACCCAACCATGTTTGAAGGGACTGTAAGAAGCAATCTGGACCCACTTGAAGAGTACACAGACGAACAAATTTGGGAG gcCCTCGAAAAGTGCCAACTTGGAGATGAAGTTaggaaaaaggaaggaaagCTGGATTCCACAG TTAACGAGAATGGAGAGAACTGGAGTATGGGTCAGAGACAGCTGGTCTGCCTTGGCCGTGTGCTCCTGAAGAAAAGTAAGGTTTTGGTGCTTGATGAAGCTACTGCATCGGTTGATACAGCTACAGATAATCTGATCCAGCAGACCCTTCGACAACACTTTACTGACTGCACAGTCATTACTATTGCGCATCGTATAACTTCTGTTCTTGACAGTGACATGGTTCTGCTTCTAAGTCACG GGCTTATTGAGGAATATGATTCTCCAGCAAGATTGCTAGAAAACAAATCATCGTCCTTCGCTCAGCTCGTGGCAGAGTACACAATGAGGTCAAATTCTAGTTACGAATAG